Proteins encoded within one genomic window of Bacillus sp. F19:
- a CDS encoding fumarylacetoacetate hydrolase family protein, whose product MKFVRFTDQSAIYHGVLQDSEIKEIQGDMFKDWEYTGRSFQREQAQLLAPLQPNQIIGIGANYVSDKKDLPEVLPEIPVFFFKPTSSVIGPEEKIVIPDGAKQVKFESELAIIIGKEAKNVRESDVLDYVFGYTVGNDVTAPAFFHGDGHWTIGKSFDTFTPLGPLIETELDPFNVNVEARLNGTLKQDSPTELMIISIRKMISYLTSVMTLNAGDVILTGSPVGAELVNTGDVIECEIKEIGILRNSFAKARESVKS is encoded by the coding sequence ATGAAATTTGTCCGATTTACAGATCAGTCAGCTATCTATCATGGAGTTTTACAAGACTCTGAAATCAAAGAAATACAAGGTGATATGTTTAAAGACTGGGAGTATACAGGCCGTTCTTTTCAAAGAGAACAGGCTCAGCTTCTAGCGCCCTTACAGCCAAATCAGATTATCGGAATAGGTGCAAACTATGTTTCTGATAAGAAGGATCTGCCTGAGGTTCTGCCTGAAATTCCGGTATTTTTTTTCAAGCCGACATCATCCGTAATTGGACCGGAAGAAAAAATTGTCATACCTGATGGTGCAAAACAGGTGAAATTCGAGTCAGAGCTTGCAATTATCATCGGGAAAGAGGCAAAAAATGTCCGTGAATCAGATGTTCTGGACTATGTATTTGGCTACACTGTAGGAAATGACGTAACAGCTCCAGCCTTTTTCCACGGAGACGGACACTGGACAATCGGAAAATCATTTGACACATTCACGCCTTTAGGACCATTGATTGAAACAGAGCTGGATCCATTCAATGTGAATGTGGAAGCCAGATTAAACGGGACTTTGAAACAGGATAGCCCGACCGAACTCATGATTATTTCGATTCGAAAAATGATTTCCTATTTGACCAGCGTTATGACCCTAAATGCAGGGGACGTGATATTAACAGGAAGTCCTGTTGGGGCAGAATTAGTCAATACAGGTGATGTCATTGAATGCGAAATCAAGGAAATCGGCATTCTGAGGAATTCATTTGCCAAAGCACGAGAAAGCGTTAAAAGTTAA
- a CDS encoding NAD-dependent malic enzyme, with the protein MQHLREKSLELHKRSNGKLSVTVKVSVENSHDLSLVYSPGVAEPCREIHQNPEKIYDYTMKGNLVAVISDGSAVLGLGNIGAAASMPVMEGKAALFKAFADIDAFPLCLNTNDPDEIIAIVRALEPTFGGVNLEDISAPNCFIIEERLKQEMNIPVFHDDQHGTAIVTAAGLINALKMVNKRLEKVKIVVNGAGAAGIAITKLLLEMGAENVIMCDTKGAIFKGRSSGMNPMKELISELTNKSLFQGSLGEALENADVFIGVSAAGAVSSEMVQGMNKDAIIFAMANPDPEIMPEAAKAAGAVIVGTGRSDLPNQVNNVLAFPGIFKGALQVHATEINEEMKMAAVYAIADLITPSELEYEYVIPHAFDKRVAAAVSEAVAKAAVRSGAARKSTV; encoded by the coding sequence ATGCAGCACCTTCGGGAAAAATCGCTGGAACTTCACAAGCGTTCAAATGGGAAATTAAGTGTTACTGTTAAAGTTTCTGTAGAAAATTCACATGATTTAAGTCTTGTTTATTCCCCAGGGGTGGCAGAGCCTTGCAGAGAAATTCATCAAAATCCAGAAAAAATATACGACTATACGATGAAGGGCAATTTGGTAGCTGTCATTTCAGACGGATCAGCTGTATTAGGCTTAGGGAATATCGGAGCAGCCGCTTCAATGCCTGTAATGGAGGGAAAAGCCGCTTTATTTAAAGCATTTGCCGACATTGATGCTTTTCCGCTTTGTCTGAATACGAATGATCCTGATGAGATCATTGCAATTGTGAGAGCGCTGGAACCTACTTTTGGCGGAGTTAATTTAGAGGATATCTCAGCTCCAAATTGTTTTATCATTGAGGAACGTTTAAAACAGGAAATGAATATCCCGGTTTTCCACGACGATCAGCACGGAACAGCAATTGTAACAGCAGCAGGACTGATAAATGCTCTAAAGATGGTTAATAAACGCCTTGAAAAAGTGAAAATCGTTGTAAATGGCGCCGGTGCTGCCGGAATTGCGATTACTAAGCTGCTCCTTGAAATGGGAGCAGAAAATGTCATCATGTGTGATACGAAAGGCGCAATATTCAAAGGAAGATCTTCCGGCATGAATCCGATGAAAGAATTGATTTCAGAGCTGACAAATAAAAGCTTATTCCAAGGTTCGCTCGGCGAGGCTTTAGAGAATGCGGACGTTTTTATTGGCGTTTCTGCTGCGGGAGCTGTTTCATCTGAAATGGTTCAAGGGATGAATAAGGATGCAATTATTTTCGCCATGGCGAATCCTGATCCGGAAATCATGCCTGAAGCTGCAAAAGCGGCTGGAGCAGTGATCGTTGGAACAGGAAGGTCAGATTTGCCTAATCAAGTCAATAATGTCCTGGCATTTCCAGGGATTTTTAAAGGCGCCCTGCAAGTGCATGCCACTGAAATCAATGAGGAAATGAAAATGGCTGCTGTCTATGCCATTGCGGATTTAATTACACCATCAGAGCTTGAATATGAGTATGTCATTCCGCATGCTTTTGATAAAAGAGTTGCCGCCGCTGTATCAGAAGCTGTTGCAAAAGCAGCCGTCAGATCTGGAGCTGCCCGCAAATCAACTGTTTGA
- a CDS encoding malate synthase G, which produces MKGYIQKGNLQVADTLYKFINSEALPQTGLDQDAFWSGFEAIVKELTPQNKELLKIRDEIQNKIHSWHRENNKTFDVESYKAFLYEIGYLEPEAEEFKITTQNVDDEIAVQAGPQLVVPVNNARYAINAANARWGSLYDALYGTDAISEEDGAHSKGQYNPVRGEKVIEFAHNFLDETVPLKDASHKDAAEYVIMDGILSVTLSNGQKTVLKEKEKLAGYQGEANSPAAILLKNNGLHFEIQIDRRHPIGKTDLAGVKDILLEAALTTIMDCEDSVTAVDADDKVIVYRNWLGLMTGNLAATFNKGNQTMIRTLNPDRSYTSVNGEEFTLSGRSLMFVRNVGHLMTNNAILDENGDEIQEGILDCVMTAMLAKHSLLGTGQYQNSSKGSVYIVKPKMHGSKEVAFANTLFNKVEDLLGLERNTIKIGVMDEERRTSLNLKAAIREVKDRIAFINTGFLDRTGDEIHTSMEAGPMIPKNDMKSSAWLQGYEKSNVYAGLESGFQGRAQIGKGMWAMPDLMAEMLKQKSGHLKAGANTAWVPSPTAATLHALHYHKIDVTEVQNQLKDDVKDLRNDILTIPAAEKANWSKEEIQQELDNNAQGILGYVVRWVEQGVGCSKVPDYYNVGLMEDRATLRISSQHLANWLHHGICTKEQVKETLERMAKVVDKQNEGDSRYLPMAPNYENSVAFQAACDLVFEGYDQPNGYTEPILHRRRLEAKAKFAVKQ; this is translated from the coding sequence ATGAAAGGCTATATTCAAAAAGGCAATCTCCAGGTAGCAGACACTCTCTATAAATTTATTAATTCAGAAGCACTCCCGCAGACAGGTTTAGATCAGGATGCATTCTGGTCAGGTTTTGAGGCCATTGTTAAGGAGCTGACTCCCCAAAACAAAGAACTATTGAAAATCCGCGATGAGATTCAGAACAAAATTCATTCATGGCACAGGGAAAACAATAAAACATTTGATGTTGAATCGTATAAAGCATTCTTGTATGAAATTGGATATTTGGAGCCTGAGGCAGAAGAGTTTAAGATTACAACACAAAATGTTGATGATGAGATTGCTGTTCAGGCTGGACCTCAATTAGTCGTGCCGGTCAATAATGCGCGCTATGCCATCAATGCAGCAAATGCACGCTGGGGCAGCCTATATGACGCCCTTTACGGTACAGATGCCATCAGTGAAGAGGACGGTGCACACAGCAAAGGACAATATAACCCAGTGCGCGGAGAAAAAGTCATTGAATTTGCGCACAATTTCCTTGATGAAACAGTGCCTTTAAAAGATGCATCCCATAAAGATGCTGCAGAATACGTGATTATGGATGGAATATTATCAGTCACGTTAAGCAACGGTCAAAAAACAGTTCTTAAAGAGAAAGAAAAATTGGCTGGCTACCAGGGGGAAGCAAATTCTCCAGCTGCAATCCTATTAAAAAACAACGGGCTGCATTTTGAAATACAAATTGACCGCAGGCATCCAATCGGCAAAACAGATCTAGCCGGCGTAAAAGATATTCTGCTTGAAGCAGCGCTGACCACTATAATGGATTGTGAAGATTCCGTTACAGCTGTTGATGCTGATGATAAAGTTATCGTCTATCGAAATTGGCTAGGATTAATGACAGGAAATTTAGCAGCAACTTTCAATAAAGGCAACCAAACAATGATCCGGACCTTGAACCCTGACCGGTCGTATACCTCAGTAAATGGCGAAGAGTTTACTCTTTCAGGGAGATCGCTCATGTTTGTAAGAAATGTAGGTCATCTTATGACGAACAATGCCATTCTTGATGAAAACGGTGATGAAATACAAGAAGGCATCCTCGATTGCGTGATGACTGCAATGCTTGCAAAACACTCATTACTCGGAACCGGACAATATCAAAACTCTTCAAAAGGATCTGTCTACATTGTTAAACCGAAGATGCATGGATCAAAAGAAGTTGCTTTTGCCAACACTCTTTTTAATAAAGTCGAGGATTTGCTCGGGCTTGAACGCAATACCATTAAAATCGGGGTTATGGATGAAGAAAGACGGACGTCTCTAAACTTGAAAGCAGCAATACGTGAAGTTAAAGACCGAATCGCATTCATTAATACAGGATTCTTGGACCGCACCGGCGATGAAATTCATACTTCTATGGAAGCTGGCCCAATGATTCCTAAAAATGATATGAAATCTTCAGCATGGCTTCAGGGCTATGAAAAATCAAATGTTTATGCAGGCCTTGAAAGCGGCTTTCAGGGCCGTGCCCAAATTGGCAAAGGCATGTGGGCGATGCCGGATTTAATGGCAGAGATGCTTAAGCAAAAGTCTGGCCATTTAAAAGCAGGAGCAAACACCGCGTGGGTTCCTTCACCTACAGCAGCTACACTTCATGCCTTGCACTATCACAAGATAGATGTAACAGAAGTCCAGAATCAGCTTAAGGATGATGTGAAGGATCTAAGAAATGACATCCTCACCATTCCTGCTGCAGAAAAAGCAAACTGGAGCAAGGAGGAAATTCAGCAGGAGCTTGATAATAACGCACAAGGAATACTTGGATATGTTGTTCGCTGGGTCGAACAGGGCGTCGGATGCTCAAAAGTGCCCGATTACTATAATGTCGGCCTGATGGAAGACCGTGCAACGCTCAGGATCTCAAGTCAGCATCTTGCAAACTGGCTGCACCATGGCATCTGCACGAAAGAGCAAGTGAAAGAAACACTTGAACGCATGGCCAAAGTTGTAGACAAACAGAATGAAGGAGATTCGCGTTATCTGCCGATGGCGCCTAATTACGAAAATTCGGTTGCTTTCCAGGCAGCATGCGACCTTGTTTTTGAAGGCTACGATCAGCCAAATGGATACACAGAACCAATTCTGCATCGACGCCGTTTAGAAGCTAAAGCTAAATTTGCTGTAAAGCAATAA
- a CDS encoding FAD-binding protein → MAIKRLKTKDKHIHSLAKLTGGPSNILYHKEDLIAYDCDGFTIHKHLPKAVVFPKNTEEVASIVKYCSENQLPFLARGAGTGLSGGAIPINGEVIISLVKMKKLISVDLENRRAVVEPGFINLKLTNSIADKGYYYAPDPSSQYCCTIGGNVAENAGGAHCLKYGVTTNHILGLEVVLPNGEIIEIGKNGIPDSPGYDLLGLITGSEGTLGIVTKITVRILKNPESKQTVLAYFDSVSDGSGAVSDIISAGIVPAALEMMDKAAIEGVEAAAFPVGHPRDIEAVLLIEVDGISAGIDEQIAQILEVCTKWNVREVKAAESEAERARWWANRKTGFGAMGAISPDYLVQDGVIPRSRLPEVLEKINQISKESGLRIANIFHAGDGNLHPLVLFDSRIPGQTEAALKAGSECLKVCAEVGGTITGEHGVGIEKREEMRFVFTDEEILAQTKVREVFNPDNLLNAGKLFPSPGRCAEVKKEMKAAAL, encoded by the coding sequence ATGGCTATTAAAAGACTTAAAACGAAAGATAAACATATTCATAGCCTTGCAAAGCTGACTGGGGGTCCATCAAACATTCTCTATCATAAGGAAGATTTAATTGCCTATGATTGCGATGGTTTTACCATTCACAAACATTTGCCAAAAGCGGTTGTCTTTCCGAAAAATACAGAGGAAGTTGCGTCAATTGTCAAATACTGTTCAGAAAATCAGCTGCCATTCCTTGCGAGAGGTGCCGGAACAGGTTTAAGCGGCGGCGCCATTCCAATTAACGGTGAAGTCATAATCAGTCTGGTAAAGATGAAAAAGCTGATCAGTGTAGATCTTGAAAATAGACGTGCGGTGGTTGAACCCGGATTTATTAATCTAAAATTAACAAATTCTATTGCAGATAAAGGTTATTACTACGCACCGGACCCGTCCAGTCAATATTGCTGCACAATCGGAGGCAACGTTGCTGAAAATGCAGGCGGAGCCCATTGCCTTAAATATGGTGTAACGACAAATCATATCCTTGGACTGGAGGTTGTACTGCCGAACGGAGAGATTATTGAAATTGGAAAAAACGGAATCCCTGATTCGCCGGGCTATGACCTGCTTGGATTAATAACTGGATCAGAAGGAACGCTCGGGATCGTCACAAAGATCACTGTTAGAATCTTAAAAAATCCAGAGTCAAAGCAAACGGTTCTTGCTTACTTTGATAGTGTTTCAGACGGCAGCGGAGCTGTTTCAGATATTATTTCAGCAGGAATTGTTCCAGCAGCACTTGAAATGATGGATAAGGCTGCAATTGAAGGAGTTGAAGCTGCTGCCTTTCCAGTGGGCCATCCAAGAGACATTGAAGCTGTTTTATTAATAGAAGTAGACGGCATTTCCGCCGGTATCGATGAACAGATCGCGCAGATTCTTGAGGTGTGCACAAAATGGAATGTCCGTGAAGTAAAGGCTGCTGAAAGTGAAGCAGAGCGTGCAAGATGGTGGGCAAACCGAAAAACAGGCTTTGGAGCAATGGGGGCTATTTCACCGGATTATCTTGTACAGGATGGAGTCATTCCGCGAAGCAGACTTCCAGAAGTCCTTGAAAAAATCAATCAGATCAGCAAAGAATCGGGTCTTCGGATCGCCAATATCTTTCATGCCGGAGACGGCAATCTACATCCGCTTGTCTTGTTCGATTCAAGGATTCCCGGTCAAACAGAAGCAGCCTTAAAAGCAGGCAGTGAATGTCTAAAGGTTTGTGCTGAAGTTGGCGGAACCATTACAGGCGAGCATGGGGTGGGTATTGAAAAGAGAGAAGAAATGCGGTTTGTCTTTACGGATGAAGAGATTTTAGCCCAAACAAAAGTCCGGGAAGTCTTTAACCCTGATAATCTATTGAATGCAGGTAAATTATTTCCAAGTCCGGGACGCTGTGCTGAAGTGAAAAAAGAAATGAAAGCTGCAGCGCTGTAA
- a CDS encoding (Fe-S)-binding protein codes for MSIRESDLKQAAPACKDTSLSNYLWKDHPDESKWADCVHCGMCLESCPTYEITGQEQHSPRGRVHLIKSVADGKLQVNEQFMDPVFACLDCRACTTACPADVDVGGLIEEARGQIRQAMPLTGVKGTVSKFFLNGLFPHQNRLNTVGSLLKFYQKSGMQKAVRKTGMLKVMPKHLAEMEAIMPEIKQPVRKKYKNHTVISAQGETKTEVSFLTGCVMDVMFSDINESTINVLTKNGNEVTIPQNQTCCGALHVHAGDRDTGRKLAKQNIEAFKDSDKVIVNAAGCGCMLKEYGELFREVETEWHEKAEEFAAKVVDVSKYLHGTGYEKPKAELNTRITYHDACHLAHGQGVRQEPRDILLDIPGVEMVHMPNADRCCGSAGIYNITNPEMAGAVLESKMENVPDDVEMISMGNPGCMLQMAMGVQKFGRNQKVVHTVQLLDWAYQMEKKGKEEL; via the coding sequence TTGAGCATAAGAGAAAGCGACTTAAAGCAAGCTGCCCCGGCATGCAAGGACACAAGTCTCAGCAATTATTTGTGGAAGGATCATCCGGACGAGAGCAAGTGGGCAGATTGCGTCCATTGCGGCATGTGTCTGGAGTCCTGTCCAACCTATGAGATCACCGGTCAGGAGCAGCACTCTCCGCGAGGCAGGGTGCATCTGATCAAATCAGTAGCAGATGGGAAGCTTCAAGTAAACGAACAATTCATGGATCCTGTCTTCGCCTGTCTGGATTGCAGAGCCTGTACGACGGCATGTCCGGCAGATGTGGATGTCGGGGGTCTCATTGAAGAAGCAAGGGGCCAAATCCGTCAGGCTATGCCATTAACGGGTGTAAAAGGAACCGTAAGCAAATTTTTTTTAAATGGGCTGTTCCCTCATCAAAACCGTTTGAACACTGTGGGCAGTCTGCTTAAATTTTATCAAAAAAGCGGAATGCAAAAAGCTGTGCGCAAAACGGGGATGCTGAAGGTCATGCCAAAACATCTTGCTGAAATGGAAGCCATTATGCCGGAAATCAAGCAGCCGGTCCGCAAAAAGTACAAAAATCATACGGTCATTTCGGCACAGGGGGAGACAAAGACTGAAGTATCCTTCCTGACAGGCTGTGTAATGGACGTTATGTTCAGTGATATTAATGAATCTACAATAAATGTGTTAACAAAGAACGGAAATGAAGTCACCATTCCGCAAAATCAGACATGCTGCGGAGCCCTTCACGTTCATGCGGGCGACAGAGATACAGGCCGCAAACTTGCAAAGCAAAACATTGAGGCTTTTAAAGATTCGGATAAAGTCATTGTGAATGCAGCAGGCTGCGGATGCATGCTTAAGGAGTACGGGGAATTATTCAGAGAAGTAGAGACAGAATGGCATGAGAAAGCAGAAGAATTTGCGGCAAAAGTAGTGGATGTTTCGAAATACCTCCATGGCACCGGCTATGAAAAGCCTAAAGCTGAATTAAACACTAGAATCACGTATCACGATGCATGCCACTTGGCACATGGACAGGGAGTGCGCCAAGAGCCCCGCGATATCTTACTCGATATTCCGGGCGTGGAAATGGTTCATATGCCAAACGCTGACAGATGCTGCGGAAGTGCAGGCATCTACAATATAACAAATCCGGAAATGGCAGGGGCTGTGCTTGAAAGCAAAATGGAAAATGTCCCTGATGATGTTGAAATGATTTCAATGGGCAACCCGGGCTGCATGCTGCAAATGGCTATGGGTGTTCAAAAATTCGGAAGAAATCAAAAGGTTGTTCATACTGTCCAGCTGCTGGATTGGGCCTATCAAATGGAGAAAAAAGGAAAGGAAGAACTGTAA
- a CDS encoding FAD-binding oxidoreductase yields the protein MILTELISLLPEEKVKTEGQANHLLGNNGEMTVFPTTEEEIIQVLKFADQNDKKVSIIGGGTKRGFGGLSEYADIQLSMTHYSGITEHTPGDMTVTVKAGTTFKELQDYLAKHQQKVSLDPAWPEYSTIGGIIASNESGPKRLGYGSARDSVIGLRIVYPDGRVIRSGGKVVKNVAGYDMNKLFIGSMGTLGVVTEITLKLRPIPKYESLILLSFPIELQEEMRLFVIKLLDSMMEPIALELLSPAISKRLTNHDMYTLAISFEDFEPSVRYQEEFIKSIVPAGSLFSLLPQAEAELFWDAFYKTAPNGVTSKPGSITEACLKIGVKNMDIFQIVKECAELHKTASSIEAHGGLGHGLCQVILKGSSNDVMNAIERIQQAASQLGGYTIIKHLPYALRHKTEVWGEKPSCFFLIQGIKTAIDPHSVLNYKRYLGGI from the coding sequence TTGATATTGACAGAATTAATTTCTCTTTTACCTGAAGAAAAAGTAAAGACGGAGGGACAGGCAAATCACTTGCTTGGCAATAATGGAGAAATGACTGTTTTTCCAACTACAGAAGAGGAAATCATACAAGTCCTTAAATTTGCTGATCAGAATGACAAAAAAGTTTCCATAATCGGCGGCGGGACAAAGCGCGGATTTGGAGGATTATCAGAATATGCAGATATCCAATTATCCATGACTCATTACAGCGGTATTACAGAGCATACTCCCGGTGATATGACAGTAACCGTAAAAGCAGGGACAACATTTAAAGAATTGCAGGATTATTTAGCAAAGCATCAGCAGAAAGTTTCACTCGATCCAGCTTGGCCGGAGTATTCAACTATTGGAGGAATTATCGCTTCGAATGAAAGCGGTCCCAAACGGCTTGGATATGGATCAGCACGAGATTCAGTTATTGGTCTTAGAATCGTTTATCCTGATGGACGCGTTATTCGCTCTGGCGGAAAAGTGGTAAAAAACGTTGCTGGCTACGATATGAATAAACTTTTTATAGGATCAATGGGCACGCTTGGAGTTGTGACGGAGATAACTTTAAAGCTTAGGCCGATCCCAAAATACGAAAGTCTTATTCTTTTATCTTTTCCAATTGAACTTCAGGAAGAAATGAGGCTGTTTGTGATTAAACTGCTGGATTCCATGATGGAGCCCATTGCTTTAGAACTGCTGAGCCCTGCCATATCTAAACGTTTAACAAATCACGATATGTATACGCTTGCAATTAGTTTTGAGGATTTCGAGCCATCAGTCCGCTATCAGGAAGAATTTATTAAAAGCATTGTGCCTGCGGGTTCACTGTTCTCTCTCCTGCCCCAAGCGGAAGCAGAATTGTTTTGGGATGCGTTTTACAAGACAGCGCCTAATGGTGTTACCTCAAAGCCTGGTTCTATTACGGAAGCTTGCTTAAAAATAGGCGTAAAAAACATGGATATTTTCCAAATCGTGAAGGAATGTGCCGAATTGCACAAGACGGCGTCGTCTATTGAAGCTCATGGCGGATTAGGACACGGATTATGCCAAGTCATCCTGAAGGGAAGCAGCAATGACGTCATGAATGCAATTGAGCGTATACAGCAAGCTGCATCTCAATTGGGAGGCTATACAATCATTAAGCATCTGCCTTACGCATTGCGCCACAAAACGGAAGTATGGGGAGAAAAGCCATCCTGCTTCTTTCTGATTCAAGGAATTAAAACCGCAATTGATCCACATTCAGTCCTGAATTACAAACGTTACTTGGGAGGGATCTAG
- a CDS encoding FadR family transcriptional regulator, with protein sequence MLIEKISTKKVSDTVSEQIEKIILDGSIPAGEKLPSVRELCERFGVGRSAVRDAITVLKGKGFVKVKQGEGTYVSKFDSSKIFNKAVMLPNANDITELFQVRKIVETGMAEMAACNRSEKDLTLMKMILTTQTDAPWDDDYQFHLSIAKATGNSLLIQFVQVISTTIKNAMIDFHQFIKSDSEAIETIAEHHERIFESISSGTPNLSNDYMLQHLTFVESILHKSLQQRS encoded by the coding sequence GTGCTAATTGAAAAAATTTCAACAAAGAAAGTTTCAGATACCGTCAGCGAGCAAATCGAGAAAATAATTTTAGACGGCTCGATACCTGCAGGCGAAAAGCTTCCATCAGTAAGAGAGCTTTGCGAGAGGTTTGGAGTAGGACGATCAGCCGTACGTGATGCCATAACTGTTTTAAAAGGAAAAGGCTTTGTAAAAGTGAAACAGGGCGAGGGCACGTACGTCAGCAAGTTTGACTCCTCAAAGATTTTCAACAAAGCTGTTATGCTTCCAAATGCGAATGATATTACTGAGCTTTTTCAAGTAAGAAAAATCGTCGAAACTGGCATGGCTGAAATGGCTGCATGTAATCGCTCTGAAAAAGATCTTACGCTAATGAAAATGATCTTAACAACTCAGACAGATGCCCCCTGGGATGATGATTATCAGTTTCACTTATCGATTGCAAAAGCAACCGGAAACTCGCTGCTGATTCAGTTTGTACAAGTTATTTCCACCACGATTAAAAATGCAATGATTGATTTTCACCAATTTATCAAAAGTGATTCTGAGGCGATAGAAACCATTGCAGAACACCATGAACGCATCTTCGAAAGCATTTCATCCGGAACTCCAAATCTATCAAATGATTACATGCTGCAGCATTTAACATTCGTAGAATCCATCCTTCACAAGAGTCTTCAGCAGAGAAGCTGA
- a CDS encoding macrolide 2'-phosphotransferase, whose translation MTVDILKLARKNGLNLIEETAVLNESGMDFQVLIAEDESGVSWVLRKPRRPDVIQRGGNEGKVLNLVQKHLPVSVPEWKLNTPELIAYPTVPGIQTGSIDMNIRNYVFNINTENLSRSFVQSLAGVMSALHNIDHFEAAKCGVEVLSPDQVRQSLSERMDKVKKEIGTADELWKRWQQWLSDDSFWPGHSSFIHGDLHPPHILIDKEERVCGILDWTEAKVTDPGKDFVLFATIFGEKELGYLLGEYEKSGGIVWPKMREHIMEFKAAYGIDIAEFALTTGADEHYIMAKQALGL comes from the coding sequence ATGACTGTTGATATATTAAAGCTTGCACGTAAGAATGGTTTAAACCTGATTGAAGAAACGGCCGTATTGAATGAGTCAGGAATGGATTTTCAGGTCTTAATTGCAGAAGATGAGAGCGGCGTTTCGTGGGTTCTCAGAAAGCCGAGACGTCCTGATGTTATTCAAAGAGGCGGTAATGAAGGGAAAGTTTTGAATTTAGTTCAAAAACACCTCCCTGTGAGTGTGCCAGAGTGGAAATTAAATACCCCTGAATTAATTGCCTATCCGACGGTTCCGGGAATCCAGACAGGTTCGATTGATATGAACATTCGTAACTATGTCTTTAATATAAACACCGAAAACCTTTCAAGATCATTTGTTCAATCATTGGCAGGAGTGATGTCTGCCTTGCATAACATAGACCATTTTGAAGCAGCCAAATGCGGAGTTGAAGTATTAAGCCCTGACCAAGTACGTCAATCACTCAGTGAACGAATGGATAAAGTGAAAAAAGAAATAGGGACAGCTGATGAACTGTGGAAACGATGGCAGCAATGGCTATCAGATGATTCGTTTTGGCCGGGACATTCTTCATTTATCCATGGAGACCTGCATCCGCCTCACATATTAATAGATAAAGAGGAGAGGGTCTGCGGAATTCTCGACTGGACAGAAGCAAAAGTGACAGATCCTGGTAAGGATTTTGTCTTGTTTGCTACTATCTTTGGAGAAAAAGAACTCGGCTATTTATTGGGAGAGTATGAAAAATCCGGCGGAATAGTATGGCCAAAAATGAGAGAGCATATTATGGAATTTAAGGCTGCCTATGGCATCGATATTGCTGAGTTTGCTTTAACCACTGGGGCAGATGAGCATTATATTATGGCCAAACAGGCATTGGGTTTATAA